From a single Papaver somniferum cultivar HN1 unplaced genomic scaffold, ASM357369v1 unplaced-scaffold_133, whole genome shotgun sequence genomic region:
- the LOC113333539 gene encoding protein transport protein SEC31 homolog B-like encodes MESYEINEPIFVWNSAVDYSKQEEIVSELPAGMNFDLHWYPKIPGLVSASSFEGNVGFYNIEGHKRLNAGEAFVDSGIWAQFKKQYSVIF; translated from the exons ATGGAAAGCTATGAAATAAATGAACCCATTTTTGTTTGGAATTCAGCTGTGGATTATTCAAAGCAAGAAGAG ATTGTGAGTGAATTACCAGCTGGAATGAACTTTGACCTTCACTGGTATCCTAAGATCCCAGGATTGGTATCAGCTTCTTCTTTTGAAGGAAATGTTGGCTTCTACAACATTGAG GGACATAAAAGATTAAATGCAGGGGAGGCCTTCGTAGACTCAG GTATTTGGGCTCAATTCAAAAAGCAGTACTCTGTGATATTTTAG